DNA sequence from the Shewanella piezotolerans WP3 genome:
GCCAAGCCGTAGGCGTTAAAGCTAGAAAAGTCGGTATAGTACTTTTGTTTAATGCCCGCTTGAATTAACTCAACCGTTCTTTTGTTCAATAATGCTCGAGTCGTTTTTGGCTTAGTGTTAACGAATGGTGTCCCAACCGAACCGACAAAAGGGCCTTGCTTGTATGTATTGATAACTCGCTTAAGTAAACTACTACCGTCTGTATCGTAAAATTCAGTTACTACTAACTTACCATCAAGAACACTGCTGTAGTCACGATTATGATAATACATGGTTTTGGAACCATCAGGAGAAGACACAGTAGTTCGTTTGTAATCCACGTTATTGATATACTCTGCGGGATAAGGTGAACTTATTTTATGATAATTATAAATTTTATCTTGTTTGTAGGCACCATCATTTTGCGAATATTCATAAGACCATCTTAAAGTGGGCAAGTTATTCCCGGAAATTGTTTTGGCGACTACAGCCCTATTGAGCCTACACTTTTTAGTATAATGTATATTCTTGTGCGAGTTATAAACCTTAACAGTATTGGTTGACCCATGCCTTCTCATTGCGAGACTATACTGTCCACGAAGCCCATTAGGGTGTGTAATTGAAATACCCACCCCAGAACCGGTAACTACATCACAGTTAGCTAAATCTACAGGATTATCTAGCCCAGTAAAGGCAAAGTGCCATAACTGTTTATCAGGCAAGACAACTGTTTCGAGCCGTGTAGAAAAGCCAGCACCTTCATAGTTATAATGCCAAGTGCGGCCATTAGCGACCACCCTCGTGACTAAATGGTTATTCGGTGACGCTAAGTCATAATGTAACGTAATTAAACGGCCGTCACTCGAAGATATCTTCCTGAGAAACTTGCGGGTACTCGCTAAGCCAGTTTTCACATCCTCATAATGATAATTGACCATGTTACCAAAACGGTCCTCAATTTGGCTAACATAGAGATAAACTGTATAGGACACAACACTGCCAGTGTTATTTCTAATTACACGCCCTGACGCTAGCACTTTTTCATTAAATGTATAGGTCAAACCTTTTGGGGACTCAACCACATACATTTCGCCTGAGGCAGTAGTATTAGCTTTACAACTTACGCGCCAATTTGACAGTGTTCCTTTAGGGTATCCGTCCCCCGAGCCTGTGTAGACGAGCTGCTCTGAGACTTGATTAGGCACATGGAGAAATTCGCCATTAAAATACTCTGTAGAGCTGAACGTACCATTTCCGTAATGAATATCACGTTCACGCTCTTCACTACATTCTTTGTCACGTCCCCATGGACCAGACATACTTGAGCTTATTATTTCAGTAGTGCGGACATGAGGGATATCTAACGCCCAGTCTGCTAATGCTGTTTTTTCCCGCGAGCCCAAAAATCCGCCTTTAAACTTACGAGTGATAGCCACAGGGATCTTGTTATTCCCAGGTATAGATACATCTGTATGGACAAAGCTAACCGACCCACTGTTTAAGTCAATTCGTTCACCTAGTAAGTCAGTGGTTTCTGAAGTTACCGTGCTTTTGTCATTTAAGCCTAAATGTGCATAGTCATTGGCTGAAGGCGTATGAATCTCTTCATCTCCACCACCAGCGGAAAGAGCTACAGCAGGAGGAATGCCTGCAACTAACCCTCCTATCAAAATCGAAGTTGCTAATATTAAGTTCAACGTATATTCCTTTATACAGTTTATAAAATTCGGCGTAGTGTAATAGACTTACAACACTAAATGCACATGAATATTATTAACATTAAAATACAAAAAGATAAAACAGACATTAGTTCTTAACTGTGAAACTGGTAATTTATAGAACAGTAGTTACTTCAAGGACTAAAATAAACCAGAAATAAAAGATGTTACATACGTAGATAAACGATATCCCGACGAATTCAAAACTTAAGGGGTTCATCAGGTCACTGGACGTGGATACCTGATTGCCAATGTTAAATAGCTAAATTATTATTAACTAATAACAAACAGCCTGTTCCTTCTTTAAGAAGTTCAGCATCGAAGATGCAAACAATCAATTTCTAGTAATGAGCGATATCAAAATACAAAATGCTCAAAAGTAATCGGTAAAGATGAAATATGCTGAATTTCAGATAAAGAGAAACTGCTCAAAGAATAGGTCTAAAAATTTAGTATATAGATAATTAAGATTGCCGGTAGTTGGCGACAGGTATCAGCAACAACTCGCAAAATAACGTCGTGGTTTGCTAAATGCTTACGATAACTATTGGGTCTATATTGAGAACTGAATACGCACGCACTGGCTAGCACGCTTGATTACCATTAAATCGCTTTACTCAGATTTAGAAAGTTACACTGTGGTGTTCATAGTAAAGAAAAAGACAATATAGTTTCCTATACTGTCTTTTCTCGATAACTGCTGAATTAACGAGCTATCAGTCGGCTAACTCTTTCTCAAGCTGCTGCGCTACCAATTCAGGTGAACCAGAGTTCTTAGCCAGTAATGAGTAAGCCACTGGAATAACAAACAAGGTAAAAAATGTCGCTAAGCTAATACCTGACAACACCACAACACCAATAACAAAGCGGGTTTCCGCGCCAGCCCCTTGTGCCATCACTAAAGGAATAGCGCCTGCAGCGGTTGTGATCCCTGTCATTAAAATAGGGCGTAGTCGCTGACTTGAAGCTTGGATAATTGCATCTTTAAACTCTACGCCTTTATCACGTAGCTGGTTAGCAAATTCAACAATCAAAATACCATTTTTGGCAGCAAGACCAACTAGCATAATGATCCCTATTTGGCTGTAAATGTTTAGGCTTTGACCTGTTGCCCATAGTCCGATTAAAGCGCCTAAAGTGGCTAGTGGAACCGTAAGCATTATGACCACCGGATGCACATAGCTTTCAAACTGGGCTGCCAATACCAAGAATACGATACCTAGCGCTAAGATAAACACAAAGTACATCGAATTGCCTGAGTCTTGATAATCTAACGATTGGCCTTTATAGCTCACTATCGCCTCAGCAGGCAGGTACTCATGCGTTAAATCATTGAGGTAATCAAGCGCCTCACCCAAACTATAGCCGTCGGCAAGATTCGCCTCAATGGTAATGGCTCGCATGCGGTTATAACGGTTTAACTGACTTGCATCGGCAAACTCTTCCACACTAACAAGGTTAGATAATGGAATAAGCTCCTGAGTACGATCTGAACGCACATAGATATTTTCTAGATCGGTTGCTGTATTTTGATTTTCTCGATTACCTTCAATAATGACGTCGTACTCTTCACCGTCACGCATAAAGGTCGTTACTAATCGAGAACCTAACATCGACTCTAGCGTGCGGCCAATGTGTGAGATAGACACGCCCAGATCTGATGCTCTGTCTTTATCTATTACCACTCTGAGTTGTGGCTTAGTCTCTTTGTAGTCATGATCTAACCCAACGAGATTTGGATTCTCTTTAGCCTTTTCAAGAATAGTATCGCGCCAGCGAGCTAATTCATCATAACTTGGGCCGCCTAAAACAAACTGTACAGGTTTACCAACTCCACGACCAAATGCTTGCCGCATCACCGGGAACGCTCGCACACCAGCGAGATCTGACAAGCGACCACGTATATCGCCGATGATCTCAAATGCACTGCGTCTAACCGCCCAATCTTCCAATACAATAATCGCCATCCCATTAGAAAAGTTTGAACTACGACCAAAACCACGTGGTGCTCGGATAAGTAATCGCTTAATCTCACCGGCTTCAACTAACGGCATCAGCCTGTTTTCAATCTCGTCCATGTAAGATTCGATGTATTCGAAACTTGCACCTTGAGGGCCATTGACGATCAGGAACATCGACCCCCTATCCTCTCTTGGAGCAAACTCTTGCGGCACTTCTTTAGCAAGGTATGCACTACTGACCAAAGCGATAAGAATCAGCGATGAAACTAACAATGGGTGTGACATTGCCTTTCGAAGCCACGCTCGGTATCCCGCAGACAGTTTATCCATACCGCTGTCTATTTTTCTAACCAACCATGGCGACTGCCCAGCAGGCTTTAACACTTTAGAGCACATCATCGGACTAAGCGTTAATGCAACGATACTAGAAAAGATAACCGCCGCACTCATGGCAACCGCAAACTCTTTGAACAGTTTACCCAAATCGCCTTCTAAGAAGGTGATCGGCATAAATACCGCTACCAGCACTAACGTTGTAGCGACAACCGCAAAAGCGACTTCTCTTGCTCCTAAAAATGCGGCTTTAAGAGGAGAATCCCCCTCCTCAATACGACGGTGAATATTCTCTAAAACTACAATCGCATCATCAACCACCATACCAATGGCTAAAATCATTGCCAGAAGTGTTAGCAAATTAATGGTATAACCCAATGCATAAAGTACGATAAATGTCGCCATTAACGACACGGGTACCGTTAACGCAGGGATCAACATCGCCCGAACGCTGCCCAAAAACAGATAGATCACCACGATAACCAAAAACATCGCAATAAACAGAGTTTGGTAAACTTCTTTGACGGATGCCTCAATAAACACAGAACTGTCGTATGAGCGCTTAATCTCCATGCCCGCGGGTAATGTTGGATTGATTTGATCAACCAGCTCATTGGCAGCTCTGGCTACATCCAGTGTATTGGCTGTTGATTGCTTAGAAACACCTAGTCCAATCATCGCCTCACGATTTCCTCTAAAGGTAATACGTTCCTCTTCAGAACCAATCTCTACTTTTGCTACATCACCAAGTTTAATGAGATAACCATCGTCTCCTTCAGCCAGCACCAAATTAGCAAAATCGTCCGAAGTTCTAAAACTTCTTTCAAGCCTTACGGTAAAATGACGCTCCTTTGATTCAACGCTACCGGCAGGTAGTTCTACGTTCTCAGAGCGAAGTGCTTTTTCAATATCAGCCACTGTAAGATTACGTGCAGCGAGTGCTTGTCTGTCGATCCACACACGCATGGCATAAACTTTACCGCCACCGAGTCGCATATTCGCCACACCATCAATCACTGAAAAGCGATCAACCAAGTAGCGCCTTGCATAATCCGTTAGTTGCAACGTGTTCATCTGATCAGAGACTAGGTTTAGCCACATAATGACTTCATCACCACCGTTGGCCTTTTGCACTTCTGGTGGTTCAGCTTCTTCCGGTAAATTATTCAATAAACCAGAAACTCTATCGCGTACATCGTTTGCCGCAGCCTCAATATCTCGGCCAACATCAAATTCTAGGGTAACCCGTGAGCGACCATCACTGCTTGAGGAACTAATATGTTTAATGCCCTCTACACCACTTATTCGATCCTCTACAAGCTGAGTGATACGGCTTTCAACTACCGCAGCACTTGCGCCGCGATAATTGGTTTGAATGGAAACCACTGGAGGGTCAATATTTGGATATTCTCGCAGCGGTAACTTCTCAAATGCTACAAGACCAAAGACGATTAACAGGATACTGATAACCGAAGCGAAAACCGGCCGCTTAACCGAAATATCAGTTAAGATCATGCTACTGGCTCCACACTTGCTTGTTTAAGAAAACTAAATCTTTCGCTAAACGTTACTTTAACGGCATCACCAGGTCTAACCTTTAGGATCCCTCTGATAACGACTTGCTCATCAAGTTCAATGCCGTCTAAAATTTCAACCCAGCCGCGTTTACGTAATCCAAGCGTCACTTGTTTTTGTTCAACCACACCTTCCTCATTAACCAGATAAACATAGTGCCTATCCTGTACAGGTATAATGGCCGATTCAGGCAGAATAAGGGCTTCTCGGCTTTGTTTGATAAGTTTTACCTTCATCAACATACCGGGTAGCAAACGATGTTTCGGGTTGGGGATCTCTGCTCGAACAATCACGGCGCGGGTTTGTGGGTTAATGCGGCTATCGATAGATGTCACTTTGCCAATGAACATTTCACCATCGAAGGCTACAGCGCTTGCTTCGACCGTCTTTCCGATCGCTAACGATTGCAAGAAGCGCTCAGGTACTGAGAAATCTAGCTTGATTACTGATATGTCATCTAAAGTCGTAATTGCTTTACCGGGCGTCACCAACGCCCCCACGCTCACTTGACGCAAACCTAACGCACCCGAAAATGGTGCACTAATGCGCCTATCACTAAGCGCAGATTGAGATTGTACTAATTCAGCTTTAGCGGTGTCGATAAGAGTTTGCAGTCTATCTCTTTCAAGCTCTGCAATCGTTTGGCTCGTGACGAGAGTCCGTATTCGATCTAACTCTCGTTGATGATCTTTGACTTTTACCTTAGCAACGGTAACACGTGCTTTTTGCTCACTATCTTGTAACTGTACCAGTAAGCGCCCCTTCTCAACTAAGTCACCATCGTCAAAATTAACCTTGGTAACCACTTCAGAGACTTTTGGGGTAACGGTAATCGACTCGTTTGCTTTGCTGGTTCCTAACGCTTCAACTTCATCACGAATCGGTTGAATAGCGGCTTTCGCTACAACAACATTGGGCGTAGGCCTCGATTTTTTGGCTTTGGTTACATTATCAGTTTTAAGATATTGGTAACCAAAGGCGGCAGCTAATGCAATTAGTATAATTATTGTTATTTTTTTCATGACTTCCCTAACAAACTGCGTTATTCAATTAGGGGTAGTTTACCTAGCTAAAACCAAGCTTCAATACGTTTTACCTTTTCTTACAAATAACACACTTCATTCACATACTTATAGGCAGCATATTATAGTAATTTATCGCTTAATCGAGTCAATAATACAACGTTTTACCTCTCTAGTAGTTTTAGCTGTTCACAAACAAAACCTAACACGCATAAACGTTTGGTTCATCTTATACCAATTGCATTAAAAGTTTGACCATTCAGCGGGAATTCAAAACGCTGTAGGCAAGTAGTGGAATTTGAGCTAATAGTTATTCTCGGCTCTGGCATCCTGCTTCGCTCTACCTCCTAAATCCATTTAGTCGTATATCCAAATCTCATAGCGAAGCATACAGCGTTTTGAAACCCGCACTACGTGAGCCCCTCAGTCTTTCCACTTCTGCTTTGCATTGGCTTAAAAGGGAATAACCATTTCTTTACCAATGCGCTTTGAATTGAAAAGGCTGAGGGGCTCTGAATTGGTCAAATACTTAATGCAATTGGTATTAATAAGAGCCAATCAAGCATTACACCGTAGAAAAGTAGTTATCACGCTAGTGCTATTAAAAAGGCAATAAAAAAGGAGCCATATAGGCTCCTTTCGTTGCAACAGTTATCGACTAACGGACTTTACGATCTTCTTCCATTAGCTCTGAGAAACCTTCATAGACGGCGATAACAACTTCGCTTTCTAATGGTTGATTATCAGCACCAAGTAGGTGGATCTGTGTTTTATCGTCAGCGCTATCATCTTTGAGCTCAATACGGTAAGAGCCTTCATCTAAACTCAGTTTTTTCTCACCCCATAAAGAGCTCCAAAACCCTGAATCATCAACCACGTTGATATAAAGTAGACCTTTGTTACTGTCCATATCTACAATTTCGAAGCCCATTTCAGGTAAAACGATACGTAAACGATCCCACGTACGCTTGAACTTAGCATTGGCTAGCCAGTAAGCTGGTTCGTCTTGCTCAGAGATCAAGTCTACGTCAATACCAAGACTTTGCTTTAGACGCTTAGCTTTCATAGCTTGGGCACGTTTAATACTCATATAACTAATAGAATCATTCAAGATATCAATCGTATAACGACGCTTATCTTCTCCGCTAAGCAAAATCTCCTGTTGCTCACCGTCATATGACTCTTCGTGCTCAATCAAACTGATTGTCACGCTACCGCTACGGCCATGTGGACGAATATCAACGTCATACTTATAGCGTTGGCGCAACAGGTAAACTTTGTCACTCCCCCATAAGCTAGACTCAACCACTTCAGAGCTTTCAATCCAATCAGTCTCAAAGGTGCCAGCTTCATAGTCTTCAGCACGGATCTGAACTGACTCACTTGCAAAGTACTCTTTTAAGACATCAAAAATCTCTTGCTTTAGGTCAGAATCATTATCAATCGACTCAACCATAATTTTGATATTGTCATCACCCTCTTCGACACGCGTTCCCGCCGCCATAGGCAATACTTGCAGCGGAGGACGAATATCTAAGTTGCTGCCGACTAATGTCTTATCAACTTTAGCGCCAACCTCAGGGATGTCATATTCTTTACTGTATGTCGGTTGGTTAAGTCCATCAGGAATAACCAGTTTAGGCGCTGATGCTAGATCTTGATATTGCTGATCAACATCATTCGCTTGCCTTCTATCAATTGGTGTACTGCACGCTGTTACAGCCGCAATCAGTATTAATGGTGATACTTGCTTTAGCATTTATTATTAAACCTCAATTCGGGCATTTTTCATTGCTTCTAGCAACAGACCATGAAACTCACTAGAAAGTTCAGTTAAAGGTAAACGAATTTCTCCTTTACTGATAAGTCCCATTTGATGAGCAGCCCATTTTACAGGGATCGGGTTAGCTTCACAAAATAAAGCGCTGAACAAACTTTGCATCGACTTTTCAACAGCAATCGCTTCTTCAGTATTGCCAGCAAGTGCGGCATCACACATCGCTTTAAATGCTTTAGGGACGATGTTGTTAGCAACCGAAATGATACCGTTGCCACCCAAAGTTAAAAATTCGCGCGCTGTAGCGTCATCACCACTGTAAAGTAAAAAATCGTCGCCGCACAAACTTCGAAGTTTACTTACACGAGAAAGATCGCCAGTGGCTTCCTTTACACCAATAATGTTACTAACGCTTGCTAGCTCTGCTACCGTTTCAGGTAACATATCAACCGAGGTGCGGCCGGGTACGTTGTACAATATCTGAGGAATATCAGTGCTTTGCGCTACCGCTTTGTAATGTGCAACCAAGCCTTTAGGAGATGGTTTGTTATAATATGGCGTCACGCCCAGCATGGCTTCAACACCAACACTAGAAAGACCTTTTGTTAGCTCTATCGCTTCTGCGGTAGCATTGGCTCCATTACCACCAATAATTGGAATGCGGCCAGCGGCGAAACTTACCGTCTGTTGGACGACTTGAATATGCTCTTTTGCAGGCAGAGTTGCTGACTCACCAGTAGTGCCAACTGCAACGATGCCATCGGTACCTTGGGCGATATGGTACTCAACTAAATTCTCAAGACTCTTATTATCTACTGTGCCATCACTATTCATTGGTGTGATTAAGGCAACGATGCTTCCGTTTATCATGTGTATTCCCCAAGGGTTCAGGACTGGCTATGGTACTGATGGAATCAGTTAAAGACAAGCACTAGTACGCAACTCGTTTCAGATTAATTATCAACTTGAAACATATTAAATATCTGAATTTGTAACTACGACAAGGATCGCAAATAGAGCAACATGTGATAGCATTGCTGACCATGAAAAAAAAGCACCATGAAACTGCTGTTTTTTTGGGCTAACTAATATAAAAATGGGGTATTAAATGTCCAACCACTTGGTCGTTACTGCAATGGGGGCCGACCGTCCAGGTATTGTGAGTAAATTCGCTCGACTAGCAAGTGAGTGCGACTGTGACATAGTCGACAGTCGTATGGCGTTGTTCGGCAATGAATTCACTTTAATTATGATGTTATCTGGCTCATGGCCTTCTATCACCAAGATGGAATCAACCTTACCTAGCTTAAGTGTTGAGCTAGAACTGATGACAGTCATGAAACGGACAGCTAAACATACACCGAAAAATTACATTTCTCGCTTAGAAGTTAACTTCAGTGGTTTTGATCAACGTGGAACCATGAAGAAAATCACTCAATTTCTTGCCGATCGTTCATTAGATTTAGGGGCGGTAAAGTCCCACGCAGAAGAAGACGACACTGGCGAACCGACTCAAAACATCTCATTGACCATAAATGTCCCTGAGAAAGTCGATCTTGAAAAGCTTGAAGTCAGTATTCATGAACTCGCGAAAGAATTGTCACTCGAGTGTACCTTGGAGCATATGCAAGGCATAGACAGCTAACGTTATAAGGAAAGGATATGCATACCTTAACAGTAGGCGATAAAGCGCCGGAGTTTACTCTACAAAATCAAAATGATGAGGCAATCAGCTTATCAAAAGCATTACAGTCAGGCCCAGTGTTGGTTTATTTTTACCCAAAAGCGTCAACACCTGGGTGCACAGTGCAAGCCTGTGGCTTAAGAGATAGTCAGCCACAACTTAATGACCTATCTGTTACCGTATTTGGAATTAGCCCAGATCCAGTCGCAAAGCTTAAGAAGTTCTCAGATAAGCAGTCGCTCAACTTCTCACTTCTAAGCGACGAAGACCATGCAATAGCCGATGCATTTGGTGTTTGGGGGGAGAAGAAATTTATGGGTAAAATTTACGACGGTATTCACCGTCTAAGTTTCCTCGTGGGACAAGATGGTAATATTGCCCACGTGTTCAATAAATTTAAAACCAAAGATCACCATGAAGTGGTGCTCGCCTATTTAGCCGAGTAAACAACAGTCACGGAGTAAAAAGGAGCCTTGATGGCTCCTTTTTATTAATTTATAAGTAAGGATATAATAAGGCTAAAGCAATAGACCACATTGTCAGGCAGATAAATCTGTCGAGGTAGCACCACGCCTTAGGTTTCTGAAATATAGGGCTTAGGTAACGAGCACCGATACTTAAACTGAAAAACCATACGAATGATGCTAACACTGCTCCAGCGCCAAACCATTGCTTGGCAGTGCCTTCAAACTGCACACTAATGCTTCCAAGCAAAACCACCGTATCTAAATACAAGTGTGGATTAAGAAAGCTAATTGCTAATGTTGTAATGACAGCTTTTTTGAGACTATCAGCAGCCAACTCTTGCTCGCCTTCCATTTTTTGCTCAGTAAAAGACGATTTCAGTGCGCCATAACCATATATAAACAGAAAAATAGCCCCACCAAAACTGGCGATATCTTTGATCAGCGGAAAAGCAAGTATAAGATGCCCTAGCCCAGCAACACCTGCAGTAATCATAATGGCATCAATAAAAGAGCACAGTGCGGCAATCGGCAACGAGTGTGATTGCTTCAACCCCTGTTTTAGTACAAATGCGTTTTGTGCCCCAACCGCCATGATGAGACTACCACCGATTGCCATTCCCTGAATGAATGCTGTTTGCATGATATTACCTAAAATATGAAGACGACGAATTAGCGTGCAGAATATTCTTCAAATAAAAATAAGTACAACTAATTTAATTTATGTATCATAAGTTAAACTTATAACAGAGTGTATTGTCACCAATGTTTGATTACGCCCACCTAAAAGCATTATCGATAGTGGTTTCACAAGGAGGTTTTGATAAAGCAGCTAAACACCTCTACATTAGCCAGTCAGCAGTCTCACAGCGGATAAAACAGCTCGAAGACAAGGTAGGACAAGCTTTAGTCGTTCGAGCCTCCCCTGTTTATGCTACGGAAATGGGAAAGCGACTGCTGAGGCATTATGCTCAAGTGCAATTACTTGAGAGTGAACTGCGCACTGAAATGAATGTTGATGACCCTTCGCTGCCGACGATTGTGCGTATCGCCGTCAACGCCGATAGTTTGGCGACTTGGTTTTTACCGGCGTTGACTGAAGTTTTTAAACGTCACAAATGGTTATTAGAACTAGTGGTTGATGATGAAGCCTATACGCATCATTTGCTAAAAAGTGGCGACGCTGTTGGCTGTGTTACCACCAGTCAATCTCCAATGGCGGGCTGCAGTAGCGAATACCTTGGCAACATGGAATACATGTGTGTGGCGACGCCAGAGTTTATAACCCACCACTTTGCTCAATTACCTCAGCAGCCAGATTCCATACTTACTGCACCAGCGGTGGTCTTTTCCACCAAAGATAAGCTTCACG
Encoded proteins:
- a CDS encoding efflux RND transporter permease subunit, encoding MILTDISVKRPVFASVISILLIVFGLVAFEKLPLREYPNIDPPVVSIQTNYRGASAAVVESRITQLVEDRISGVEGIKHISSSSSDGRSRVTLEFDVGRDIEAAANDVRDRVSGLLNNLPEEAEPPEVQKANGGDEVIMWLNLVSDQMNTLQLTDYARRYLVDRFSVIDGVANMRLGGGKVYAMRVWIDRQALAARNLTVADIEKALRSENVELPAGSVESKERHFTVRLERSFRTSDDFANLVLAEGDDGYLIKLGDVAKVEIGSEEERITFRGNREAMIGLGVSKQSTANTLDVARAANELVDQINPTLPAGMEIKRSYDSSVFIEASVKEVYQTLFIAMFLVIVVIYLFLGSVRAMLIPALTVPVSLMATFIVLYALGYTINLLTLLAMILAIGMVVDDAIVVLENIHRRIEEGDSPLKAAFLGAREVAFAVVATTLVLVAVFMPITFLEGDLGKLFKEFAVAMSAAVIFSSIVALTLSPMMCSKVLKPAGQSPWLVRKIDSGMDKLSAGYRAWLRKAMSHPLLVSSLILIALVSSAYLAKEVPQEFAPREDRGSMFLIVNGPQGASFEYIESYMDEIENRLMPLVEAGEIKRLLIRAPRGFGRSSNFSNGMAIIVLEDWAVRRSAFEIIGDIRGRLSDLAGVRAFPVMRQAFGRGVGKPVQFVLGGPSYDELARWRDTILEKAKENPNLVGLDHDYKETKPQLRVVIDKDRASDLGVSISHIGRTLESMLGSRLVTTFMRDGEEYDVIIEGNRENQNTATDLENIYVRSDRTQELIPLSNLVSVEEFADASQLNRYNRMRAITIEANLADGYSLGEALDYLNDLTHEYLPAEAIVSYKGQSLDYQDSGNSMYFVFILALGIVFLVLAAQFESYVHPVVIMLTVPLATLGALIGLWATGQSLNIYSQIGIIMLVGLAAKNGILIVEFANQLRDKGVEFKDAIIQASSQRLRPILMTGITTAAGAIPLVMAQGAGAETRFVIGVVVLSGISLATFFTLFVIPVAYSLLAKNSGSPELVAQQLEKELAD
- a CDS encoding efflux RND transporter periplasmic adaptor subunit, with translation MKKITIIILIALAAAFGYQYLKTDNVTKAKKSRPTPNVVVAKAAIQPIRDEVEALGTSKANESITVTPKVSEVVTKVNFDDGDLVEKGRLLVQLQDSEQKARVTVAKVKVKDHQRELDRIRTLVTSQTIAELERDRLQTLIDTAKAELVQSQSALSDRRISAPFSGALGLRQVSVGALVTPGKAITTLDDISVIKLDFSVPERFLQSLAIGKTVEASAVAFDGEMFIGKVTSIDSRINPQTRAVIVRAEIPNPKHRLLPGMLMKVKLIKQSREALILPESAIIPVQDRHYVYLVNEEGVVEQKQVTLGLRKRGWVEILDGIELDEQVVIRGILKVRPGDAVKVTFSERFSFLKQASVEPVA
- the bamC gene encoding outer membrane protein assembly factor BamC — protein: MLKQVSPLILIAAVTACSTPIDRRQANDVDQQYQDLASAPKLVIPDGLNQPTYSKEYDIPEVGAKVDKTLVGSNLDIRPPLQVLPMAAGTRVEEGDDNIKIMVESIDNDSDLKQEIFDVLKEYFASESVQIRAEDYEAGTFETDWIESSEVVESSLWGSDKVYLLRQRYKYDVDIRPHGRSGSVTISLIEHEESYDGEQQEILLSGEDKRRYTIDILNDSISYMSIKRAQAMKAKRLKQSLGIDVDLISEQDEPAYWLANAKFKRTWDRLRIVLPEMGFEIVDMDSNKGLLYINVVDDSGFWSSLWGEKKLSLDEGSYRIELKDDSADDKTQIHLLGADNQPLESEVVIAVYEGFSELMEEDRKVR
- the dapA gene encoding 4-hydroxy-tetrahydrodipicolinate synthase; amino-acid sequence: MINGSIVALITPMNSDGTVDNKSLENLVEYHIAQGTDGIVAVGTTGESATLPAKEHIQVVQQTVSFAAGRIPIIGGNGANATAEAIELTKGLSSVGVEAMLGVTPYYNKPSPKGLVAHYKAVAQSTDIPQILYNVPGRTSVDMLPETVAELASVSNIIGVKEATGDLSRVSKLRSLCGDDFLLYSGDDATAREFLTLGGNGIISVANNIVPKAFKAMCDAALAGNTEEAIAVEKSMQSLFSALFCEANPIPVKWAAHQMGLISKGEIRLPLTELSSEFHGLLLEAMKNARIEV
- a CDS encoding glycine cleavage system protein R, with translation MSNHLVVTAMGADRPGIVSKFARLASECDCDIVDSRMALFGNEFTLIMMLSGSWPSITKMESTLPSLSVELELMTVMKRTAKHTPKNYISRLEVNFSGFDQRGTMKKITQFLADRSLDLGAVKSHAEEDDTGEPTQNISLTINVPEKVDLEKLEVSIHELAKELSLECTLEHMQGIDS
- the bcp gene encoding thioredoxin-dependent thiol peroxidase, with the protein product MHTLTVGDKAPEFTLQNQNDEAISLSKALQSGPVLVYFYPKASTPGCTVQACGLRDSQPQLNDLSVTVFGISPDPVAKLKKFSDKQSLNFSLLSDEDHAIADAFGVWGEKKFMGKIYDGIHRLSFLVGQDGNIAHVFNKFKTKDHHEVVLAYLAE
- a CDS encoding LysE/ArgO family amino acid transporter, which gives rise to MQTAFIQGMAIGGSLIMAVGAQNAFVLKQGLKQSHSLPIAALCSFIDAIMITAGVAGLGHLILAFPLIKDIASFGGAIFLFIYGYGALKSSFTEQKMEGEQELAADSLKKAVITTLAISFLNPHLYLDTVVLLGSISVQFEGTAKQWFGAGAVLASFVWFFSLSIGARYLSPIFQKPKAWCYLDRFICLTMWSIALALLYPYL
- a CDS encoding LysR family transcriptional regulator ArgP encodes the protein MFDYAHLKALSIVVSQGGFDKAAKHLYISQSAVSQRIKQLEDKVGQALVVRASPVYATEMGKRLLRHYAQVQLLESELRTEMNVDDPSLPTIVRIAVNADSLATWFLPALTEVFKRHKWLLELVVDDEAYTHHLLKSGDAVGCVTTSQSPMAGCSSEYLGNMEYMCVATPEFITHHFAQLPQQPDSILTAPAVVFSTKDKLHDKFLNFYFGINEGSTREHKIPSSESFLEAITMGLGYGLVAHLQARPLLESGDLIEVFPGKRMQVPLYWQHWNIKAKQTTIVYRSLAATARHLLINPE